The following proteins are encoded in a genomic region of Amyelois transitella isolate CPQ chromosome 14, ilAmyTran1.1, whole genome shotgun sequence:
- the LOC106139709 gene encoding lysozyme — MQKIILVILVVVSLAQAKTFTRCGLVKELRRQGFPEDKMRNWVCLVENESRRRTDITGKVNKNGSRDYGLFQINDKYWCSNTSTPGKDCNVTCSQLLTDDITKASKCAKKIFKRHGFMAWYGWRNHCDGKPLPDISSC; from the exons ATgcagaaaattattttggttATCCTTGTGGTAGTGTCTTTAGCCCAGGCGAAGACATTCACGAGATGCGGCCTGGTAAAAGAGCTGAGGAGGCAAGGCTTTCCGGAAGACAAGATGAGGAACT GGGTTTGCCTCGTAGAGAATGAGAGTAGGAGGCGGACAGATATCACCGGCAAGGTGAACAAGAACGGCTCCCGGGACTATGGCCTCTTCCAAATCAACGACAAGTACTGGTGCAGCAACACTAGCACCCCTGGGAAAGACTGCAACGTTACTTGTAGCC AGCTCCTGACTGACGACATCACTAAAGCCTCCAAATGCGCGAAGAAGATATTCAAACGTCACGGGTTCATGGCGTGGTATGGCTGGCGCAACCACTGCGACGGGAAACCTCTTCCTGACATTAGTAGttgttga
- the LOC106139721 gene encoding thyrostimulin alpha-2 subunit yields MLLRFLLLIASVSHILATESWKKPGCHRIGHTRNISIPDCVQFKITTNACRGFCESWSLPSIMLGFKRHPVTSLGQCCNIMESEDVPVKVLCLDGERNLIFKSAVSCACYHCQKE; encoded by the exons atgcTTCTAAGGTTTTTGTTGTTAATTGCGTCCGTTAGTCATATTCTTGCAACTGAGTCGTGGAAGAAACCTGGTTGTCATCGAATTG gCCATACGAGAAACATTAGCATACCAGACTGCGTCCAGTTTAAGATCACGACGAATGCGTGTAGGGGTTTCTGCGAGTCATGGTCTCTGCCAAGCATTATGCTTGGTTTCAAACGTCATCCAGTAACATCACTAGGGCAGTGCTGCAATATCATGGAATCAGAGgat gtACCGGTGAAAGTGCTATGTTTAGACGGCGAAAGgaatttaatattcaaatcaGCAGTTTCCTGCGCCTGCTATCATTGTCAAAAAGAATGA
- the LOC106139707 gene encoding tetratricopeptide repeat protein 8 — protein MVEFIQMRAMTIQAKVASNGYEEVDYMPQNDDLTTTAVNKTPRVGTTFQREVRTAQQFNKRTTSTATLRSRGVSTTRARSARSALHTASRVSRAATALAGGAPLSTGLPLSLRFLKKEDKLFLSASKTLFEYVYYCEGDVRKAMDVAFQAKKADESSDWWWDFSLGRCYSALGMFRNSEDCLRQALKHTKHISIYLRLIAMYVGLNQPLSALEVCKQGLSVFHESTPLILEQARIHDQMGNTTVAVKEYRLVAIEDPTNMEAIASIAMYNFYNDQPEIALRYYRRLLATTIPGAEIFNNLGLCCLYCNQWDLILPCFRQALYFSTEAEIRSEIWFNIFHIALSTGDIALARRCLKVSLATNSENEASRSALQALNARLRVRKQVKIDKIAQNC, from the exons ATGGTCGAGTTTATACAAATGCGAGCAATGACAATCCAAGCTAAGGTAGCCAGCAATGGGTATGAAGAAGTAGATTACATGCCGCAAAACGATGATCTGACAACCACAGCTGTGAATAAAACACCAAGGGTTGGTACCACTTTCCAGAGAGAAGTGAGGACGGCACAGCAATTTAAT AAAAGAACTACATCAACGGCCACGTTAAGATCCCGTGGTGTGAGCACCACTCGAGCTAGAAGCGCCCGCTCGGCATTACACACCGCCTCTCGGGTCTCCAGAGCGGCTACTGCTTTGGCTGGTGGTGCTCCATTGTCGACTGGTCTCCCACTTTCCCTtcggtttttgaaaaaagaagacaaactttttctttctGCCTCGAAGACGCTTTTCGAGTACGTTTACTACTGTGAAGGTGATGTCAGAAAG gcaatggatGTGGCTTTCCAAGCTAAAAAGGCTGATGAAAGTTCGGACTGGTGGTGGGACTTTTCTTTGGGCCGATGTTATTCAGCACTAGGCATGTTTCGAAATTCGGAAGACTGTCTCAGACAAGCTCTTAAGCATACCAAACACATATCTATATATCTTCGATTGATTGCTATGTATGTGGGGCTGAATCAGCCCTTATCAGCCCTAGAAGTTTGTAAACAGGGACTTTCAGTGTTTCATGAAAGTACGCCTCTAATATTGGAACAAGCCAGAATTCACGATCAGATGGGTAACACCACAGTTGCTGTTAAAGAGTATAGGTTGGTAGCTATAGAAGACCCAACTAATATGGAGGCTATTGCGAGTATCGCTATGTACAACTTTTATAATGATCAGCCTGAGATTGCTTTACGTTATTACAG GAGATTATTGGCGACTACCATACCGGGAGCGGAGATATTCAATAATCTTGGACTATGTTGCCTTTATTGCAACCAATGGGACCTAATTTTGCCGTGTTTTAGACAGGCGCTCTACTTTTCTACCGAAGCTGAAATACGATCCGAAATTTGGTTCAACATTTTTCATATTGCACTG tcTACAGGTGACATAGCACTGGCTCGGCGTTGCCTGAAAGTGAGTCTTGCCACTAACTCGGAAAACGAGGCGTCAAGAAGTGCACTTCAGGCTTTGAATGCGCGTCTGCGGGTCAGAAAACAAGTAAAGATAGACAAAATAGCGCAGAAttgttaa
- the LOC132902524 gene encoding cytoplasmic dynein 2 light intermediate chain 1, with protein MLSIPEIATEMVENTLKESKDNNSRTLFVVGSKGSGKSSLLYSFLDKNDTPRETLVLEYSFGRKSNRKQGIEKTVCHIWEYGGKLNLLKNVLISIPIQSGYIFCIMIDLSKIKSIWSTLELCLQTYSDMEKTSEIIIIGGKYDIFKSYDNEIKKLICTTIRSIALIYNAHVLFYSSKDTYLVKKTKEILHNMAFGSSSFKEKNTNYIKPLMIANGADSWESIGIPKSTMEQVKMRHLSRIPLQQEVEEVKLEPGLKLPRSHPEPALDAKIASKYEELRHYSSVDISIGDYLAGIKL; from the exons ATGTTGTCCATACCAGAAATTGCTACAGAGATGGTCGAAAATACCTTAAAGGAATCAAAGGATAATAATTCTCGTACGTTATTTGTTGTTGGCAGTAAAGGATCT GGTAAATCTTCTTTACTGTATTCTTTTCTTGATAAGAATGATACACCTCGTGAAACGTTGGTGCTGGAATACTCATTTGGCCGAAAATCAAATCGAAAGCAAGGAATTGAAAAGACGGTGTGCCATATTTGGGAGTACGGTGGTAAATTGAATTTACTGAAAAACGTGCTGATTTCAATACCGATACAAAGCGGctatattttttgcataatgATCGATTTGagcaaaattaaatctatctGGAGCACATTAGAGCTTTGTTTGCAAACATATTCTGATATGGAAAAGACATCCGAAATTATCATAATTGGTGGCAAATATGATATTTTCAAAAGTTAtg ATAACGAAATCAAGAAACTGATATGTACAACCATTAGGAGTATAGCTCTCATTTATAATGCCCATGTGCTGTTTTACTCTTCAAAGGATACATATCTggttaaaaaaactaaagagATTTTACACAACATGGCGTTTGGCTCTTCTTCatttaaagagaaaaatacaaattatattaaaccaCTGATGATAGCAAACGGTGCTGACTCGTGGGAAAGTATAGGTATTCCTAAATCCACGATGGAGCAG GTTAAAATGCGGCATTTGTCTCGAATACCATTGCAACAGGAAGTTGAAGAGGTGAAACTGGAGCCAGGATTGAAGTTGCCCCGAAGTCATCCTGAACCAGCCCTGGATGCTAAGATAGCCTCAAAATATGAAGAGTTAAGACACTACTCTTCTGTAGATATTTCTATTGGGGATTATTTGGCTGgaattaaattgtaa